One window of the Runella slithyformis DSM 19594 genome contains the following:
- a CDS encoding zinc-dependent metalloprotease, with amino-acid sequence MFKSLTLLSSFVALTAIAQDRKPTTPTPASPGTPPPAAAAPAPAKTGPKAYKEVITDKSKTTKGLFIVHKIEEKYFFELPDSLMGKEMMAVTRLSQSSTTPGSVGLPAYGGELLNRQVVRFEKGPENKVFMRAVAYINVSEDVNSPIYKAVRNSNVDPIAMAFDIKAIRKDTSTVIEVTDFFKGENAVISMSPVVKQAYKLTTIQTDRTYIQSIKSFPLNTEIKVVKTYGAIPPMPTPPSPVPSPIPSVNLPASSIAGAVTMEVNTSFIALPAVPMKQRLFDIRVGYFANGYRVYGENSQRTDDKTFVVRWRLEPKNKEDEARQRRGELIEPKKPIVYYIDPATPEKWRKYLKMGVDDWNVAFEKAGWKNAIRGVILDEKDTTVSLEDARNSAIRYFASDIENAYGPNVHDPRTGEILESHIGWYHNVMKLLKKWYMTQAAAADPRARKNKFDDELMGQLIRFVSSHEVGHTLGLRHNYGASTATPVEKLRDKDFTSKNGHTSSIMDYARFNYVAQPEDGVTDFFPRIGDYDIWAIEWAYKPIYDTKTPEEDKVILNKWYKEKALPNRRLWFLTETNPYDPRAQNEDVGDNAMLASDYGIKNLKRIVPNLMTWTAAEAEDYEMLEEGYNEVVSQYRRYLGHVTKYVGGIYETPKSMDQEGAVYEPTPKKLQKDAVAFLNQQLFTTPTWLLDANVLGRIRPDMGVDFVSKIQEATLTSLFAADRLQRIIEASEKTAGAYTLDELFTDVRGGIWAELKTRKATDTHRRNLQKIFVERMTATLNLPSVPAFGGTATAKVFGAVLPPAADPRKSDIQTMVRAHLTILQNEIQTAIPTTADKMTKYHLQDCLFRIKKALDPK; translated from the coding sequence ATGTTCAAATCACTTACGTTGCTGTCATCCTTTGTGGCATTGACAGCCATTGCACAGGACCGAAAACCCACCACACCTACCCCTGCCTCTCCCGGTACACCGCCTCCCGCTGCGGCGGCACCTGCCCCCGCAAAAACAGGCCCTAAAGCGTACAAGGAGGTTATCACCGACAAAAGTAAAACCACCAAGGGCTTGTTCATCGTCCATAAAATTGAGGAGAAATATTTCTTTGAACTGCCGGATTCGCTCATGGGCAAAGAAATGATGGCCGTGACCCGTCTTTCGCAATCAAGTACCACGCCCGGCTCGGTGGGCTTACCGGCCTACGGCGGAGAGTTGCTCAATCGGCAGGTAGTACGCTTTGAGAAAGGGCCCGAGAATAAAGTATTCATGCGCGCCGTTGCGTATATCAATGTGAGTGAGGATGTTAACTCGCCCATTTACAAGGCTGTCCGCAACTCCAACGTTGACCCTATCGCGATGGCATTTGACATCAAGGCGATTCGCAAAGACACGTCGACGGTGATTGAAGTGACTGATTTTTTTAAAGGTGAAAATGCGGTCATTTCCATGTCGCCGGTGGTAAAGCAGGCTTATAAGCTGACCACGATCCAAACCGACCGTACGTACATTCAAAGCATCAAATCGTTTCCACTGAATACCGAAATAAAAGTGGTCAAAACCTACGGAGCCATACCGCCGATGCCCACGCCGCCGTCGCCCGTGCCGAGCCCGATCCCTTCGGTCAATCTGCCGGCGTCTTCCATCGCCGGGGCCGTTACCATGGAGGTAAATACTTCATTCATTGCCTTGCCGGCGGTGCCGATGAAGCAGCGTTTATTTGACATCCGGGTCGGCTATTTCGCGAATGGCTATCGCGTGTATGGCGAAAACTCCCAGCGTACCGACGACAAGACCTTCGTGGTGCGGTGGCGATTGGAGCCTAAAAACAAAGAAGACGAAGCCCGTCAGCGTCGGGGCGAATTGATCGAACCCAAAAAGCCGATCGTATATTATATCGACCCCGCTACTCCTGAAAAATGGCGAAAATACCTCAAAATGGGCGTGGATGACTGGAATGTGGCGTTTGAGAAAGCCGGTTGGAAAAATGCCATCCGGGGTGTAATTCTGGACGAAAAAGATACGACCGTCAGTTTGGAAGATGCCCGCAATTCGGCCATTCGGTATTTTGCTTCCGATATCGAGAATGCCTACGGGCCCAACGTCCACGACCCACGTACGGGTGAGATTTTGGAAAGTCACATCGGCTGGTACCACAACGTCATGAAACTCCTCAAAAAATGGTACATGACCCAAGCCGCCGCCGCTGACCCACGGGCCCGCAAAAACAAGTTTGACGATGAATTAATGGGGCAGTTGATCCGGTTTGTGTCGTCGCATGAGGTAGGACATACCCTTGGATTGCGTCACAACTATGGTGCATCGACCGCCACCCCCGTAGAAAAACTGCGTGATAAAGACTTTACGAGTAAAAACGGACATACCTCTTCCATCATGGATTATGCCCGTTTTAACTACGTAGCCCAGCCTGAAGACGGGGTTACGGATTTCTTCCCCCGCATTGGTGATTATGATATCTGGGCCATTGAATGGGCGTACAAGCCGATCTACGATACCAAAACGCCCGAAGAAGACAAGGTGATTCTTAACAAGTGGTATAAAGAAAAAGCCCTGCCCAACCGTCGTTTGTGGTTTTTGACCGAAACCAACCCCTATGACCCGCGGGCTCAAAACGAAGATGTGGGCGATAATGCCATGTTGGCGAGCGATTACGGCATTAAAAACCTGAAACGGATCGTGCCCAATTTGATGACATGGACCGCCGCTGAAGCCGAAGACTATGAAATGCTCGAAGAAGGCTATAACGAAGTGGTATCGCAATACCGCCGTTACCTGGGCCACGTGACCAAGTACGTGGGCGGAATTTACGAAACGCCGAAATCCATGGATCAGGAAGGGGCTGTGTATGAGCCTACCCCGAAAAAGCTTCAAAAAGACGCGGTAGCCTTCCTGAATCAGCAATTGTTCACTACACCGACTTGGTTGTTGGATGCCAACGTCCTGGGGCGTATTCGTCCGGATATGGGCGTGGATTTCGTGTCAAAAATTCAGGAAGCTACTCTGACGAGCCTGTTTGCCGCTGACCGCCTCCAACGCATCATTGAGGCCTCCGAAAAAACAGCCGGGGCGTACACGCTGGATGAACTGTTTACGGATGTGCGCGGAGGTATATGGGCTGAACTCAAAACGCGTAAAGCTACCGATACGCACCGCCGAAATCTGCAAAAAATATTTGTTGAACGCATGACCGCCACCCTTAACCTGCCAAGTGTACCGGCGTTTGGCGGTACCGCAACGGCAAAAGTATTCGGAGCGGTGTTGCCTCCTGCCGCCGATCCGCGCAAAAGTGATATTCAAACCATGGTCAGAGCGCATTTGACGATTCTCCAAAATGAGATTCAGACGGCGATTCCGACCACTGCCGATAAAATGACCAAATATCACTTGCAGGATTGTCTTTTCCGAATCAAAAAGGCACTGGACCCTAAATAA
- the rocD gene encoding ornithine--oxo-acid transaminase, protein MTAEPTQSEYLINLEKRYGAHNYKPVPVVIERGEGIFVWDTDGKRYFDFLSAYSAVNQGHCHPRIVEALVAQAQKLTLTSRAFYNSVLGECEKFLCDYFGYDKVLMMNSGAEGGETALKLTRKWGYLVKGIPKNEAKTVYAAGNFWGRTMAAISSSTDPESTDDYGPFLPGYIIIPYNDLAALEQTFQADPNIAGFMVEPIQGEAGVVVPDEGYLRGVRELCTRYNVLFIADEVQTGLGRTGKRLACDHENVKPDILILGKALSGGVYPVSCVLASDEIMLTIKPGQHGSTYGGNPLAAAVTVAALSVLKEEQLAENAEQLGELFRGRMRELQHKTELIQEVRGKGLLNAVVINTDEESPLAWQICLQLKEKGLLCKQTHGNKIRFAPPLVITEAELHEACDLIEEVILSI, encoded by the coding sequence ATGACTGCGGAACCCACACAATCCGAGTATTTAATTAACCTTGAAAAACGCTACGGAGCGCACAATTATAAACCTGTTCCCGTGGTGATTGAGCGGGGAGAAGGTATTTTTGTCTGGGATACCGACGGCAAACGCTACTTTGATTTCCTGTCGGCCTACAGCGCCGTTAATCAAGGGCACTGTCATCCGCGCATTGTGGAAGCACTCGTGGCGCAGGCACAAAAATTGACACTCACGTCGCGGGCGTTTTATAATTCGGTGCTGGGAGAATGTGAAAAATTTCTGTGCGATTATTTCGGATACGATAAGGTTCTGATGATGAACTCGGGTGCGGAAGGCGGCGAAACGGCCCTGAAGCTCACCCGAAAATGGGGCTATCTGGTCAAAGGGATTCCCAAAAACGAAGCCAAAACGGTATACGCCGCCGGCAATTTCTGGGGACGTACCATGGCGGCTATCTCTTCTTCTACCGACCCCGAAAGTACCGACGATTACGGCCCTTTTTTACCCGGGTACATCATTATCCCGTACAACGACCTGGCGGCATTGGAACAAACCTTTCAGGCCGACCCCAACATTGCGGGCTTCATGGTAGAGCCCATTCAGGGAGAAGCGGGCGTAGTAGTGCCCGATGAAGGCTACCTGCGCGGTGTACGCGAGCTTTGTACCCGATACAACGTCCTTTTCATCGCAGACGAAGTCCAAACGGGCCTCGGAAGAACGGGCAAACGCCTTGCCTGCGACCACGAAAACGTTAAACCCGATATTTTGATCCTGGGCAAAGCACTCTCGGGCGGAGTATATCCCGTCTCGTGTGTGTTGGCGAGCGATGAGATCATGCTTACCATCAAACCCGGGCAGCACGGCTCGACCTACGGCGGCAATCCCCTTGCGGCAGCGGTGACGGTCGCGGCGCTGTCGGTGTTGAAAGAAGAGCAATTGGCCGAAAATGCCGAGCAACTGGGTGAGCTGTTTCGCGGAAGAATGCGTGAATTACAACACAAGACCGAATTGATTCAGGAAGTAAGAGGCAAGGGGTTATTGAATGCGGTGGTGATCAATACCGACGAAGAAAGCCCCTTAGCTTGGCAAATCTGTCTTCAGCTAAAAGAAAAGGGCCTGCTGTGTAAGCAGACCCACGGCAATAAAATTCGCTTTGCCCCTCCGCTCGTTATCACCGAAGCCGAGCTGCACGAAGCCTGTGATCTGATCGAAGAAGTGATATTGAGTATCTGA
- a CDS encoding DASH family cryptochrome, which produces MTKRIIYWFRNDLRLHDNEGFLKAIQDADEVIPIYVFDTRQFEEIGSLGIPKTGTFRAKFLLESVQNLRDNLRKKGANLVIKLGKPEIVISELAREWDVTAIYTAKEATQEETDVETSLSKKLKVYNIDFEVFWGATLYHPRDLPFWVSRLPDVFTDFRKVVEGKSVIRPAFQEPIALRLPEGLEFGKMPEIYELILFSQLPEVDRRAAFVFKGGETEALQRLNAYLWETDHIKFYKETRNGLLGANYSSKFSPWLAYGCVSPRQIYEEVKKYEAQHGANDSTYWLIFELVWRDYFRFLALKYGTRLFKTTGIKYNLELRWNHNRDLFDQWVNGKTGIPFIDANMQELKLTGFMSNRGRQNVASFLAKDLKVDWTWGAAYFESQLIDYDVCSNWGNWNYIAGVGNDPRENRYFNIFTQANKYDAKGEYVKTWLPELAAAPAEAVHRVWTLSTEAQKQYGIVLGETYPLPVMEADKWLVK; this is translated from the coding sequence ATGACCAAACGCATCATCTATTGGTTTCGAAACGATTTGCGCCTGCATGATAATGAAGGCTTTCTGAAAGCCATTCAGGACGCCGACGAAGTGATTCCGATCTACGTTTTTGATACTCGTCAGTTTGAAGAGATAGGCTCGCTCGGTATTCCGAAAACGGGCACTTTTCGGGCTAAGTTTTTGCTGGAATCGGTTCAGAACCTTCGTGATAACCTTCGTAAAAAAGGCGCGAATCTGGTCATTAAGTTGGGGAAGCCCGAAATCGTTATCAGTGAATTGGCGCGGGAATGGGACGTAACCGCGATCTATACCGCCAAAGAAGCTACCCAGGAAGAAACCGACGTAGAGACCTCTCTTTCTAAAAAGCTCAAAGTATATAACATTGATTTTGAAGTTTTTTGGGGAGCGACGCTCTATCATCCGCGTGATTTGCCTTTTTGGGTTTCGCGCCTGCCGGATGTGTTTACGGATTTCAGAAAAGTCGTTGAAGGAAAATCGGTCATTCGCCCCGCCTTTCAGGAACCGATCGCTCTGCGGTTGCCCGAAGGACTTGAATTTGGCAAAATGCCCGAGATCTATGAATTGATTCTCTTTTCGCAGCTTCCCGAAGTAGACAGACGGGCGGCATTCGTTTTCAAAGGCGGTGAGACCGAAGCGCTGCAACGTCTCAATGCCTACCTATGGGAAACCGATCACATAAAATTTTATAAAGAAACCCGTAACGGACTTTTAGGGGCCAATTATTCCTCCAAATTTTCCCCTTGGCTGGCGTACGGCTGTGTGTCGCCGCGTCAGATCTACGAAGAGGTAAAAAAATACGAAGCCCAGCACGGAGCCAATGATTCGACCTATTGGCTTATTTTTGAGTTGGTATGGCGGGATTATTTTCGTTTTCTGGCCCTCAAATACGGCACCCGCCTTTTCAAGACGACGGGCATCAAATACAATCTCGAATTACGCTGGAACCACAATCGTGATCTGTTTGATCAATGGGTCAACGGTAAAACAGGCATTCCGTTCATTGATGCTAATATGCAGGAATTAAAATTGACGGGCTTTATGTCAAATCGAGGGCGGCAGAATGTGGCGAGCTTTCTGGCTAAAGACTTGAAAGTTGACTGGACCTGGGGCGCAGCCTACTTTGAGAGCCAATTGATCGATTATGACGTGTGCAGCAATTGGGGTAACTGGAATTACATCGCCGGCGTGGGCAATGACCCGCGTGAAAACCGGTACTTTAATATTTTTACCCAAGCCAATAAATACGACGCCAAAGGAGAATACGTCAAGACCTGGCTTCCCGAATTGGCCGCTGCGCCGGCCGAAGCTGTTCATCGGGTTTGGACGCTGTCGACGGAGGCGCAAAAGCAATACGGGATCGTATTGGGAGAAACCTATCCGTTGCCGGTGATGGAAGCTGATAAGTGGTTGGTAAAATAA
- the gloA2 gene encoding SMU1112c/YaeR family gloxylase I-like metalloprotein has product MLSLQAIHHVAIICADYTRSKHFYTEILGLTPVAETYRAARDSYKLDLAVNGLYQIELFSFPNPPARPSRPEAAGLRHLAFSVLDIKQTHTYLGQNGVVCEDIRVDEFTQKKFFFIADPDDLPIEFYEI; this is encoded by the coding sequence ATGCTCTCGCTTCAGGCCATCCACCACGTAGCCATCATTTGCGCTGATTACACCCGCTCAAAGCATTTTTACACCGAAATCCTCGGCCTCACGCCGGTGGCCGAAACCTATCGCGCAGCGCGGGATTCCTACAAACTGGATTTGGCCGTCAACGGTCTGTATCAGATCGAACTGTTTTCGTTTCCCAATCCACCGGCCCGCCCATCGCGGCCCGAAGCCGCGGGATTACGGCATTTGGCATTCAGTGTCTTGGATATTAAGCAAACCCACACCTACTTAGGTCAAAACGGGGTAGTATGTGAAGATATTCGGGTCGATGAATTTACCCAAAAAAAATTCTTTTTCATAGCCGACCCGGATGATTTACCGATCGAGTTTTACGAAATTTGA
- the yihA gene encoding ribosome biogenesis GTP-binding protein YihA/YsxC, protein MKIKTSVFVKSSATNEQCPKPDRPEYAFIGRSNVGKSSLINALTERRDLAKTSSKPGKTQVINHFLINDMWYLVDLPGYGYAKVSQTDRKAWGEMITNYLFKRENLVCTFVLIDSRIEPQKVDLEFMEKLGSNGVPFALIFTKTDKLTATQLQTQLTNYKKTLLETWDELPLTFVTSSVSKQGRLDVLKQIEEWNQLKK, encoded by the coding sequence ATGAAAATCAAAACGTCCGTTTTTGTCAAAAGCTCGGCCACCAACGAGCAGTGTCCCAAACCCGACCGTCCGGAGTATGCCTTCATCGGTCGTTCCAATGTGGGCAAATCGTCGTTGATCAATGCCCTCACCGAACGGCGCGACTTGGCCAAGACCTCTTCCAAGCCCGGCAAAACACAGGTGATCAATCACTTTTTGATCAATGACATGTGGTATCTGGTCGATTTGCCGGGTTACGGTTATGCCAAGGTTTCCCAAACCGACCGCAAAGCCTGGGGCGAGATGATTACCAATTATCTTTTTAAGCGGGAAAACCTCGTCTGTACCTTTGTGCTCATCGACAGCCGTATCGAGCCCCAAAAGGTCGACCTGGAATTCATGGAAAAACTCGGCAGCAATGGCGTCCCTTTTGCGCTTATTTTTACCAAAACCGACAAACTGACCGCGACCCAGTTGCAAACCCAACTGACTAATTATAAAAAGACATTGCTTGAAACATGGGATGAACTCCCGTTGACGTTTGTGACCTCTTCGGTCTCCAAACAGGGACGTTTGGACGTTTTGAAACAAATTGAAGAATGGAATCAGCTAAAAAAATGA